From one Macrobrachium rosenbergii isolate ZJJX-2024 chromosome 52, ASM4041242v1, whole genome shotgun sequence genomic stretch:
- the LOC136833993 gene encoding uncharacterized protein: protein MQFSGCCRTILILTELMGTFLGIISQGTSTNDRAMFAMVDSRYPDDFEKCFLGNYSGVVKPSHCAHYCSLYERCHLFCITTDACRLYEARVSRHWKGISGAPPSAMICFSSWGSAKDAASSATIAASDSNWNGRGLKEMAVNGYTCYDEYGYAYASLGVNKSWWSANLGTVRKVASVRVFTRQQNLYASKFKNVEVRVGYSDPRNGNFTDNALLGFYEGEAPQKTTIYFVAERPIKGSVVSIQSLELNYPLVLSDVQILYV from the exons ATGCAGTTCTCCGGTTGTTGCAGAACAATACTAATATTGACAGAGTTGATGGGAACTTTCCTGGGAATCATCAGTCAAGGAACATCTACAAATGACAGAGCCATGTTTGCTATG GTTGATTCAAGATACCCAGATGATTTTGAGAAATGCTTCCTGGGAAACTACAGTGGAGTCGTGAAACCCTCTCACTGTGCTCACTATTGTTCCCTCTATGAGAGATGTCACCTCTTCTGCATAACTACAG ATGCGTGTCGGCTGTATGAGGCCAGAGTATCACGTCACTGGAAGGGAATCTCAGGTGCCCCTCCCTCAGCCATGATCTGTTTTTCCTCTTGGGGAAGTGCTAAAGATGCTGCATCCAGTGCAACAATTGCTGCATCTGACAGTAACTGGAACGGTCGTGGTTTGAAAGAAATGGCTGTCAACGGTTACACGTGCTATGACGAATATGGCTACGCTTATGCCTCGTTGGGTGTGAACAAATCTTGGTGGTCGGCTAACCTTGGTACTGTCCGAAAAGTTGCCTCTGTTCGCGTTTTCACGAGGCAACAAAACCTCTATGCCTCAAAGTTCAAAAATGTAGAGGTTCGTGTTGGATATTCTGACCCTAGAAATGGCAATTTCACTGACAATGCTCTTTTGGGGTTTTACGAGGGGGAAGCACCACAAAAAACGACCATCTACTTTGTTGCTGAGAGACCCATCAAAGGTTCTGTTGTCTCTATCCAGAGTTTAGAATTGAATTACCCTCTTGTACTGTCAGATGTTCAGATTCTTTATGTGTAA